A region of Paenimyroides aestuarii DNA encodes the following proteins:
- a CDS encoding mechanosensitive ion channel family protein, whose protein sequence is MLENFHIQDYYGKIITTVILIIVIYILRFILRKVVLKFSEISLKSDNRSKLIIKYFNSLLHILFVIFIILLWGVDTGQLFGFVGAAITFIGVALFAQWSVLSNFTAGVIMFFAFPYKMGDRIRIQDKDFPIEAEIDDIQAFHTILITEEGERISYPNNLFLQKAVVIL, encoded by the coding sequence ATGCTTGAAAATTTTCATATACAGGATTATTATGGAAAAATAATCACAACGGTTATTTTAATCATCGTTATCTATATTTTGCGATTCATTCTTCGGAAAGTAGTTTTAAAATTCTCTGAAATATCTTTAAAATCAGACAATCGCAGCAAATTGATTATTAAGTATTTTAATTCGTTGCTGCATATTTTGTTTGTAATTTTTATCATTCTTTTATGGGGTGTTGATACCGGCCAGCTTTTTGGTTTTGTGGGTGCTGCGATTACGTTTATTGGCGTGGCGCTTTTTGCACAATGGTCTGTTTTGAGCAATTTTACGGCAGGTGTGATTATGTTTTTTGCTTTTCCTTATAAAATGGGCGATCGCATACGAATTCAAGACAAAGATTTTCCTATTGAAGCAGAGATAGACGATATTCAAGCATTTCATACCATATTGATCACAGAAGAAGGCGAGCGCATTTCGTATCCAAATAATCTATTTTTACAAAAAGCTGTAGTTATTTTATAG
- a CDS encoding (4Fe-4S)-binding protein has product MKKYKKDTLTINWEPEKCIHSTKCWRGETGLPTVFNPKEKPWINPEKESIETIIAHIKQCPSGALSYSLEDEKVEVNLENQVTNVTILKNGPLLCSGKITIVYPDGRTEEKQNNTALCRCGASANKPFCDGNHNKIGFKG; this is encoded by the coding sequence ATGAAAAAATATAAAAAAGATACACTAACAATTAATTGGGAACCTGAAAAATGCATACATTCTACGAAGTGTTGGCGTGGCGAAACAGGTTTGCCAACTGTGTTTAATCCTAAAGAAAAACCGTGGATTAATCCCGAAAAGGAGTCCATCGAAACTATTATTGCGCATATAAAACAATGCCCAAGTGGCGCTTTATCATATAGTTTAGAAGATGAAAAGGTGGAAGTGAACCTTGAAAATCAAGTAACTAATGTTACAATATTGAAAAATGGTCCGTTGCTTTGTAGTGGGAAGATTACAATTGTTTACCCAGACGGACGCACAGAGGAAAAACAAAACAACACAGCTCTTTGTCGTTGTGGGGCATCGGCAAATAAACCATTTTGTGATGGAAACCACAACAAAATTGGTTTTAAAGGCTGA
- a CDS encoding UbiA prenyltransferase family protein, with protein MNVLKKDQAQMMLQVIVAVLLFRFVLFESLITDLGLSKLHYFAFLIAIGFILYGGVLLYKIVLQEEFPDRNIEKSIEKSYYKYLGVNAVGIGIAFFAASDIDRTYYFGFFLGLAAILYLYITQWRKILVFDNIVYSLIISFPFFILILMDLMPSLQMNAEQNPEKQQLLNISLQICVLLWFLYFIKTILMDLKFMELDIKHKRRSLATIHGREIGAKRTTFLSLLPLTLIAIFCVIHFNLTLLIGYIGVLVILPYLIYLGKLWKAKTTEDFNGINNFLNIIIWLTIFSIVVLFFNLK; from the coding sequence ATGAATGTTCTAAAAAAAGACCAAGCACAAATGATGTTACAAGTTATTGTAGCTGTTTTACTCTTTAGATTTGTTTTATTTGAATCGCTCATTACTGATTTAGGACTTTCAAAGCTTCATTATTTTGCCTTTTTAATTGCCATAGGCTTTATTTTGTACGGTGGTGTTTTGCTTTACAAAATTGTATTACAAGAAGAATTTCCCGATAGAAACATCGAAAAAAGCATTGAGAAATCATATTATAAATATTTGGGTGTAAACGCCGTGGGGATTGGTATCGCCTTTTTTGCAGCCAGCGATATAGATAGAACCTATTACTTTGGTTTCTTTTTGGGTTTGGCAGCTATTTTGTATCTATATATTACCCAATGGCGAAAAATTTTGGTTTTTGATAATATTGTTTATTCATTAATCATTTCATTTCCGTTTTTTATTCTGATTCTGATGGATTTAATGCCTTCGTTGCAAATGAATGCAGAGCAAAATCCAGAAAAACAGCAGTTATTGAACATTTCCCTACAAATATGTGTGTTGCTTTGGTTTTTATATTTTATTAAAACCATTTTAATGGACTTAAAGTTTATGGAATTAGACATCAAACACAAACGCAGATCGCTGGCAACCATTCACGGCAGAGAAATTGGTGCTAAAAGAACCACTTTTTTGTCATTGTTGCCGCTTACATTAATTGCAATTTTTTGTGTCATTCATTTTAATCTCACACTTTTAATTGGATACATTGGTGTGCTGGTAATTTTGCCTTATTTGATTTATCTAGGAAAATTATGGAAAGCAAAAACTACCGAAGATTTTAACGGCATCAACAATTTTTTAAACATAATCATTTGGTTAACTATATTTTCTATCGTAGTTTTATTTTTTAATTTAAAATAG
- the def gene encoding peptide deformylase, protein MILPIVGYGDPVLRKECEEISKDYPQLNELISNMYETMDNAYGVGLAAPQIGLPIRLFIVDTKPFSEDEDLSKEERNFLADFNCTFINPKILSEEGEEWSFNEGCLSIPGVREDVYRKPNITIEYFDENFEKHTKSFSGYAARVIQHEYDHIEGVLFTDKISTLKKKLNAKRLQNIMEGKVFPDYKMKFINKKGR, encoded by the coding sequence ATGATTTTACCTATTGTAGGTTACGGCGATCCGGTTTTACGCAAAGAATGTGAGGAAATTAGCAAAGATTATCCGCAGTTAAATGAACTTATATCCAATATGTACGAAACAATGGATAATGCTTACGGAGTTGGTTTGGCAGCACCGCAGATAGGTTTGCCTATACGTTTGTTTATTGTTGATACCAAACCGTTTAGCGAAGACGAAGATTTATCAAAAGAAGAGCGTAATTTTCTGGCCGATTTTAATTGCACGTTTATCAATCCAAAAATTTTGAGCGAAGAAGGCGAGGAGTGGTCTTTTAACGAAGGTTGTTTAAGTATTCCCGGTGTGCGTGAAGATGTGTATCGCAAGCCAAATATTACAATTGAATATTTTGATGAAAATTTTGAAAAACATACAAAATCGTTTTCAGGCTATGCAGCTCGGGTAATTCAGCACGAATATGATCATATAGAAGGCGTGTTGTTTACCGATAAAATTTCTACCTTAAAAAAGAAATTAAACGCCAAACGATTACAAAACATCATGGAAGGAAAAGTTTTTCCAGACTATAAAATGAAATTTATAAACAAAAAAGGTAGATAA
- the mazG gene encoding nucleoside triphosphate pyrophosphohydrolase, with amino-acid sequence MNNRTQQLQAFERLLDIMDDLREKCPWDQKQTLQSLKHLTIEEVYELNDAISANDSNEIKKELGDILLHIVFYSKIGSETNLFDIADVCNGICDKLIARHPHIYGDVVAEDEKAVLENWEKLKLKEGNKSVLSGVPNSLPAIVKAYRIQDKVKGVGFDWDNKDDVWAKVEEELNEFKVEVAQNNIEKQEQEFGDVLFALINYARFCNINPEEALNKTNKKFINRFTKMEELIKNDQKVLGDLPLKELDVYWNKVKKSE; translated from the coding sequence ATGAACAACCGCACACAACAGTTGCAAGCTTTTGAACGCTTGTTAGATATAATGGATGATTTGCGCGAAAAATGTCCGTGGGATCAAAAACAAACCCTGCAATCGTTAAAACACCTCACCATTGAAGAAGTTTATGAACTGAATGATGCCATTTCGGCAAACGATTCCAATGAAATAAAAAAAGAATTGGGCGATATTTTACTGCACATTGTTTTTTATTCTAAAATTGGCAGTGAAACCAATTTGTTTGATATAGCCGATGTATGCAATGGAATTTGTGATAAACTCATTGCAAGGCATCCGCATATTTACGGAGATGTAGTTGCCGAAGACGAGAAAGCAGTGCTGGAGAATTGGGAAAAATTAAAGTTAAAAGAAGGGAATAAATCAGTGTTAAGTGGTGTTCCTAATTCGTTGCCCGCCATTGTTAAAGCATATCGCATTCAAGACAAGGTGAAAGGTGTAGGTTTTGATTGGGACAACAAAGACGATGTTTGGGCTAAGGTAGAAGAAGAATTGAACGAGTTTAAAGTAGAAGTGGCTCAAAACAATATCGAAAAGCAAGAACAAGAATTTGGCGATGTATTATTTGCATTGATCAATTATGCGCGTTTTTGTAACATCAATCCAGAAGAAGCTTTGAACAAAACCAATAAAAAGTTCATAAACCGCTTCACTAAAATGGAAGAGTTGATAAAAAATGATCAAAAAGTTTTAGGCGACCTGCCTTTAAAAGAGTTAGATGTTTATTGGAATAAAGTTAAAAAATCAGAATAG
- a CDS encoding ABC-F family ATP-binding cassette domain-containing protein → MLTVSNLSVQFGKRILFDEVNATFTQGNCYGIIGANGAGKSTFLKIIAGDIDPTSGHVILEPGKRMSVLNQNHNMFDEHTVLETVLMGNKVLFAVKKEMDELYADYSDENADRIGELQLQFDEMNGWNADSDAASMLSNLGISEDFHYTLMSEMEPKLKVRVLLAQALFGNPDVLVMDEPTNDLDFETIGWLENFLANYENTVLVVSHDRHFLDAVCTHISDIDFGKINHFSGNYTFWYESSQLAAKQRAQQNKKAEEKKAELEEFIRRFSANVAKSKQATSRKKMIEKLNVNEIKPSSRRYPAIIFEQEREAGDQILNIKELAASVEGEVLFKDVDFNMAKGDKVVVFSKDSRATTAFYEILNNNLKADKGTFEWGITTTQSYLPADNHDFFTEDLTLVDWLRQWAKTEEERDEVYVRGFLGKMIFSGEEALKKGSVLSGGEKVRCMISRMMMIRANVLMLDEPTNHLDLESITAFNNSLKNFKGSVLFTTHDHEFAQTVGNRILELTPNGVIDRYMTFDEYLEDEKIKELRTKMYS, encoded by the coding sequence ATGTTAACAGTTTCAAATTTATCTGTACAATTTGGAAAACGTATATTGTTTGATGAAGTAAATGCTACTTTCACTCAAGGAAATTGCTATGGAATTATTGGTGCTAACGGTGCCGGAAAATCTACTTTTTTAAAAATTATTGCTGGTGATATTGACCCCACATCGGGGCATGTGATTTTAGAACCAGGCAAAAGGATGTCGGTTTTGAATCAGAACCACAATATGTTTGATGAGCATACCGTTCTTGAAACCGTTTTAATGGGAAATAAAGTATTATTCGCTGTTAAAAAGGAAATGGACGAGTTGTATGCCGATTATTCAGATGAAAATGCCGACCGAATTGGTGAGTTGCAATTGCAATTTGATGAAATGAATGGATGGAATGCCGATTCGGATGCTGCTTCGATGCTATCGAATTTGGGAATATCTGAAGATTTCCATTACACTTTAATGAGCGAAATGGAACCAAAATTAAAGGTACGTGTGTTATTGGCACAAGCTTTATTTGGAAACCCAGATGTTTTGGTAATGGATGAGCCTACCAACGACCTAGATTTTGAAACAATTGGTTGGTTGGAAAACTTTTTGGCAAATTATGAAAACACCGTTTTAGTGGTATCGCACGACCGTCACTTTTTAGATGCGGTTTGTACACATATTTCAGATATCGATTTTGGAAAAATCAATCATTTTTCCGGAAATTATACTTTTTGGTACGAATCTTCACAATTAGCAGCTAAGCAACGTGCGCAGCAAAACAAAAAAGCCGAAGAGAAAAAAGCCGAGTTAGAAGAGTTTATTCGCAGATTCTCTGCCAACGTTGCAAAATCAAAGCAGGCAACTTCTCGTAAAAAAATGATCGAAAAGTTAAATGTAAATGAAATCAAACCATCTAGCCGTAGATACCCTGCCATTATTTTTGAACAAGAACGCGAAGCAGGCGATCAAATTTTAAACATTAAAGAATTAGCTGCGTCGGTTGAAGGGGAAGTGCTGTTCAAAGATGTAGATTTTAACATGGCAAAAGGCGATAAAGTAGTTGTTTTCTCTAAAGATTCACGTGCAACTACTGCTTTTTATGAAATTTTAAACAACAATTTAAAAGCTGATAAAGGTACATTTGAATGGGGAATCACCACCACGCAATCATATTTACCGGCAGATAACCACGATTTTTTCACAGAAGATTTAACCTTAGTTGATTGGTTGCGCCAATGGGCAAAAACCGAAGAAGAACGCGATGAAGTATATGTGCGCGGCTTTTTGGGAAAAATGATTTTCTCTGGTGAAGAAGCTTTGAAAAAAGGTTCGGTTTTATCGGGTGGAGAAAAAGTACGCTGTATGATTTCTCGTATGATGATGATTCGTGCAAATGTATTGATGTTAGACGAACCTACCAATCACTTAGATTTGGAATCGATTACCGCATTCAACAACTCCTTGAAAAACTTTAAAGGATCAGTATTGTTCACCACCCACGACCACGAGTTTGCGCAAACAGTTGGTAACCGTATTTTGGAATTAACACCAAACGGAGTAATCGACCGTTACATGACATTCGACGAATATTTAGAAGATGAAAAAATTAAAGAATTACGCACAAAAATGTATTCTTAA
- a CDS encoding KdsC family phosphatase produces the protein MSKSYKEYLNQINTFIFDVDGVLTNGTIHVTQTGELLREMNIRDGYAMKAAIEKGYNVCVISGGSSEGVRIRLRNLGIYDIHLGVHDKVEIYQEYIDVNNIKPENVLYMGDDLPDYWVMQKVGLPACPQDAVPEIKQLSKYISHVKGGKGAVRDVIEQVMKVQGKWLEHFEAKFD, from the coding sequence ATGTCTAAAAGCTACAAAGAATATTTAAACCAAATAAACACATTTATATTTGACGTGGACGGGGTTTTAACAAATGGAACCATTCACGTAACACAAACAGGAGAATTATTAAGAGAAATGAACATACGCGACGGCTACGCTATGAAAGCCGCGATTGAAAAAGGATACAATGTGTGCGTAATTTCAGGCGGATCAAGCGAAGGTGTGAGAATACGATTACGAAATTTAGGCATTTACGATATTCATTTGGGGGTTCACGATAAAGTGGAAATTTATCAAGAATACATTGATGTGAACAATATTAAACCCGAAAATGTTTTGTATATGGGCGATGATTTGCCCGATTATTGGGTGATGCAAAAAGTAGGACTACCCGCTTGTCCGCAAGATGCAGTGCCCGAAATTAAGCAACTTAGCAAATATATTTCGCATGTGAAAGGTGGCAAAGGTGCTGTGCGAGATGTAATTGAACAAGTGATGAAGGTTCAAGGAAAATGGCTTGAGCACTTCGAAGCAAAATTTGACTAA
- a CDS encoding Maf family nucleotide pyrophosphatase, which translates to MILQEKYNDYQIILASNSPRRKQFLTDLGLTFTINPANVNEAYPSHLKGKDIALYIAQQKASVFNNLQANELVITCDTIVWIDGVALGKPENSADAKQMLQQLSGKTHEVISAVCIKSNQKEQLFYDVTKVSFNTLNPSDIAYYVETFQPFDKAGSYGIQEWIGLVGIEKINGSYTNVVGMPMEKLYKELMKW; encoded by the coding sequence ATGATTTTACAAGAAAAATACAACGATTATCAAATAATATTAGCATCAAACTCCCCAAGAAGAAAACAATTTCTAACCGATTTAGGATTAACTTTTACCATTAATCCTGCCAACGTAAACGAAGCATATCCTTCCCACTTAAAGGGCAAGGATATTGCTTTATATATCGCCCAGCAAAAGGCATCGGTTTTTAATAATTTGCAAGCAAATGAACTGGTCATAACTTGTGATACCATTGTTTGGATTGATGGTGTTGCGTTGGGAAAACCCGAAAACAGTGCAGATGCAAAACAAATGTTGCAACAACTTTCAGGAAAAACACATGAAGTGATCAGTGCCGTTTGCATTAAATCGAATCAAAAAGAACAACTTTTTTATGATGTAACCAAAGTTTCATTCAACACATTAAACCCTTCAGACATTGCTTATTATGTGGAGACATTTCAACCATTTGACAAAGCAGGATCTTACGGAATTCAAGAGTGGATTGGCTTGGTTGGTATTGAAAAAATAAATGGTTCATACACCAATGTGGTGGGAATGCCAATGGAAAAACTTTATAAAGAACTAATGAAATGGTAA
- a CDS encoding DUF5606 family protein has protein sequence MSVEKVLAISGKPGLYELKIQTRSGFIAESLIDGKKLTVGLRSNVSLLSEISIYTETSELKLFEVFARIAKKENNGPALDHKANNDELLAYFGEVVPDFDRDRVYVSDIKKVLNWYNILQAANYVATMNQPTVSTTGSVTINNTTEESETVAAEVVEEKPKAKRTTKKKTEEKE, from the coding sequence ATGAGCGTAGAGAAAGTTTTAGCTATATCTGGAAAACCAGGATTATACGAATTAAAAATCCAAACAAGATCAGGATTTATTGCAGAGTCATTAATTGATGGTAAAAAGTTAACAGTTGGTTTGCGTAGCAATGTAAGCTTATTATCAGAAATTTCTATTTACACAGAAACAAGCGAATTAAAGCTGTTTGAAGTTTTTGCTCGTATTGCAAAAAAAGAAAATAACGGTCCCGCTTTAGACCACAAAGCAAACAATGATGAATTGCTTGCCTATTTTGGTGAAGTGGTTCCAGATTTTGATCGCGACCGCGTATATGTATCAGACATTAAAAAAGTTTTAAACTGGTACAATATTTTGCAAGCAGCGAACTATGTAGCAACTATGAACCAACCAACTGTATCAACAACTGGTTCGGTAACAATTAACAATACTACTGAAGAAAGTGAAACAGTAGCAGCAGAAGTTGTGGAAGAAAAGCCAAAAGCAAAACGCACCACAAAAAAGAAAACAGAAGAAAAAGAATAA
- a CDS encoding FUSC family protein translates to MFDKLIIKFGDNQFYNAIKITFTAILAFFIFYDTADFTAAFTVTLGALLCAPIDISSNFKHKIIGLLLVAFLIPIISFLLTYTYSYFFIFAPLFCGLIFLSAIISLFGHRANLLSFTLLLTISLSFIHHDKPEILVNNCLYLLLGGLFYTSISVLFYFIKPNRYINLEVAECIEITGEYLQLRADLWTTDADREKINRQMLEKQIRINELHEHIREYLVYNKARTLNSNNNRKLLVALTSVVEILELAMANTFNHEEFIDFFKEDLSVLKAYKSLAEQFAFTLKRLAFHIKTNKKHHSQGSLANDFKQLKSKMDAFVKRQNISIYDENAVNINNLLFYADKQIEKIKGLERIYKERVNADELRGKYRDLEKFFTPEHYRLKTLIDHLNFKSATFRYALRITITMFIGLLIGTIFKFENAYWILLTIVVIMRPGYGLTKQRSSQRVIGTIIGGVLGIVALILIDNNIVLTVLAILSMLFGYWLSATDYKIGVSFVTFYVILIYGLLTDNAESHLIYRILDTVIGALLAFLATRFVWPTWELQSVNTYLEKSLRAIKFYIIEVKYYYIKKGEPTTSYKIARKNAFIEVGNLMASFQRMIQEPKRKQANRVELYELTVLNQTLVSSAASIGTYIQFHKTTEASKAFKMVMDYINNNLSQALHNLDFDAELTTDSQEDYQISISQLKTIRRQEVDKLDIDEQSKIQKLEEAQLIIDQLIFMSNLSEKIEKLTLKMK, encoded by the coding sequence ATGTTTGATAAATTAATTATTAAGTTTGGTGACAATCAGTTTTACAACGCAATAAAAATTACTTTTACGGCTATTTTGGCATTTTTTATCTTTTATGATACCGCCGATTTTACTGCTGCATTCACCGTGACTTTAGGTGCATTGCTGTGTGCGCCAATTGATATTTCGAGCAATTTTAAACATAAGATTATTGGTTTGCTTTTGGTGGCTTTTTTAATACCAATTATCTCATTTTTATTAACATACACCTATTCCTATTTTTTTATTTTTGCACCACTTTTTTGCGGACTTATCTTTTTATCGGCAATAATATCGCTTTTTGGACACCGTGCCAATTTGCTTTCTTTTACCTTATTGCTTACTATTAGTTTATCGTTTATTCACCACGACAAACCCGAAATATTGGTAAATAATTGTTTGTATTTATTGCTGGGTGGCTTGTTTTACACCTCAATTTCGGTGCTTTTTTACTTTATTAAACCCAACCGATATATTAATTTAGAAGTTGCTGAATGTATTGAAATAACCGGAGAATACTTGCAATTAAGAGCCGATTTGTGGACCACAGATGCTGATCGGGAGAAAATTAACCGGCAAATGCTTGAAAAACAAATTCGGATTAATGAACTGCACGAGCATATTCGTGAATATTTGGTTTATAACAAAGCACGCACCTTAAATTCAAACAACAACAGGAAGCTTTTAGTGGCACTGACCTCTGTGGTTGAAATTTTGGAATTGGCTATGGCAAACACTTTTAATCATGAAGAATTTATCGATTTTTTTAAGGAAGATCTTTCTGTTTTAAAAGCATATAAATCGTTGGCAGAACAATTTGCTTTTACATTAAAAAGGTTGGCTTTTCATATCAAAACTAATAAAAAACACCATTCCCAGGGAAGTTTAGCAAACGATTTTAAACAATTAAAAAGCAAAATGGATGCATTTGTGAAGCGTCAAAATATTTCTATTTATGATGAAAATGCTGTAAATATCAACAACTTGCTTTTTTATGCTGATAAACAAATTGAAAAAATTAAAGGTTTAGAACGTATCTATAAAGAACGTGTAAATGCCGATGAACTGCGAGGAAAATACCGCGATTTAGAGAAATTTTTTACACCTGAACACTATCGTTTAAAAACATTAATTGACCATTTAAACTTTAAATCGGCTACATTTAGATATGCGCTTCGCATTACCATTACCATGTTTATTGGTCTGCTTATTGGAACAATTTTTAAGTTTGAAAACGCTTATTGGATTTTACTTACTATTGTAGTGATTATGCGTCCGGGCTATGGTTTAACGAAACAACGCTCATCGCAAAGAGTCATTGGAACCATAATTGGAGGTGTTTTAGGAATTGTAGCTTTGATTTTAATTGACAATAATATCGTGCTTACTGTGTTGGCTATTTTGTCGATGCTTTTTGGATATTGGCTTTCGGCTACCGATTATAAAATAGGCGTTAGTTTTGTAACCTTTTATGTGATTTTAATTTATGGTTTACTTACAGACAATGCCGAATCGCACCTAATTTATCGCATTCTTGATACGGTAATTGGTGCGTTGTTGGCTTTTTTGGCTACAAGATTTGTATGGCCCACATGGGAATTACAATCGGTGAATACCTATTTAGAAAAGTCGTTACGCGCCATTAAATTCTATATTATTGAAGTGAAATATTACTATATAAAAAAAGGAGAACCTACCACATCCTACAAAATCGCACGAAAAAATGCATTTATCGAAGTTGGAAATTTAATGGCCAGTTTTCAGCGAATGATTCAAGAGCCCAAACGCAAACAAGCCAATCGCGTAGAGCTTTATGAACTCACGGTTTTAAATCAAACATTGGTTTCATCAGCAGCAAGTATTGGAACATACATTCAATTTCACAAAACCACCGAGGCTTCAAAAGCATTTAAAATGGTGATGGATTATATCAACAATAATTTAAGTCAGGCGCTTCACAACCTTGATTTTGATGCAGAACTTACAACAGATAGCCAAGAGGATTATCAAATAAGTATCAGCCAGTTGAAAACAATCCGCCGACAAGAAGTTGATAAACTAGATATTGATGAGCAATCGAAAATTCAAAAATTAGAAGAAGCACAGCTGATTATTGACCAATTAATCTTCATGAGCAACCTGTCCGAAAAAATCGAAAAACTTACATTGAAAATGAAATAA
- a CDS encoding Rossmann-like and DUF2520 domain-containing protein, which yields MKTINIIGSGNVAYHLLRAIEKSTNYKIQNVAVRSLEKPVDFIAADLMVLLEDLKPAAITLISVTDSAIAAVSEKIPYTDSLVVHTSGTTAMDVLNDKNRKGVFYPLQTFSKQKEVLFEEVPLCLEAAEPNDLNELKLLASELSNNVFEITSEQRKSLHVAAVFVSNFTNHLYAIGNEICAANNISFAILKPLIKETADKIRCLSPKDAQTGPAIRGDQKTIDAHEQFLTNPIFKEIYKLITQSIQTNV from the coding sequence ATGAAAACAATTAACATAATAGGTTCGGGCAATGTGGCATATCACCTGTTGCGTGCTATTGAAAAATCAACCAATTATAAAATTCAAAATGTGGCGGTGCGTTCTTTGGAAAAACCAGTGGATTTTATTGCTGCTGATTTAATGGTTTTGTTGGAAGATTTAAAACCTGCTGCCATTACTTTGATTTCGGTTACAGATAGCGCCATTGCAGCAGTTTCAGAAAAAATTCCTTATACTGATTCGTTGGTAGTGCACACATCTGGAACAACTGCGATGGATGTTTTAAATGATAAAAACAGAAAAGGTGTTTTTTATCCGTTGCAAACTTTTTCTAAGCAAAAAGAGGTGCTTTTTGAAGAAGTTCCGCTTTGTTTAGAAGCTGCAGAGCCAAATGATTTAAACGAATTAAAATTATTGGCAAGCGAATTATCGAACAATGTGTTTGAAATTACTTCGGAACAGCGAAAAAGTTTACATGTTGCGGCAGTTTTTGTGAGTAATTTCACAAATCATTTATACGCCATTGGCAATGAAATCTGTGCAGCAAACAATATTTCCTTTGCTATTTTAAAGCCTTTAATCAAAGAAACAGCCGATAAAATTAGATGTTTAAGTCCGAAAGATGCACAAACAGGACCGGCAATAAGAGGTGACCAAAAAACAATCGATGCACATGAACAATTTTTAACAAACCCAATTTTTAAAGAAATTTACAAATTAATTACACAAAGCATACAAACAAATGTCTAA
- a CDS encoding GxxExxY protein — protein sequence MELKSVKEIIPIYDAQILTYMKLLKCPKGILINFNCSNIFQHGQKTYLNEYFSSLPK from the coding sequence GTGGAATTGAAATCTGTCAAAGAAATAATTCCCATTTATGATGCTCAAATTCTAACGTATATGAAACTATTGAAATGTCCAAAGGGCATTCTTATAAACTTTAATTGTTCAAATATTTTTCAGCATGGTCAAAAGACCTATTTAAATGAATATTTTAGTTCATTGCCCAAATAA